In Nicotiana tabacum cultivar K326 chromosome 11, ASM71507v2, whole genome shotgun sequence, a single window of DNA contains:
- the LOC107806815 gene encoding ninja-family protein mc410 (The RefSeq protein has 12 substitutions compared to this genomic sequence), whose protein sequence is MDENGLDLSLGLPCGGGAASEKSKSGSSSDSKVEEVDRDGKVINDFKNFLDGGTSSQKHDSGVGSQRSDSTKHEGNLLSSINVDVDASKKLNSGGFWVQNDSRPVEVEEDRRADVGDKRKNLFRESSQQKKQEREGHHADTHDKTRTSHISITTDEGSTAENEDVADSETVGSTSRQILQHDESSKRFVGSSGLAEVHKELRSVPASSGVELIGQRRFTISSEKDVKFGNIPYTIPFQGQSINIMNLPYSMPLNSNTVSTTSTTSYPVPGVMQLMATTCVDRPPSHPVIPAYLPLMFGYSSVQLPTLDNDNLHGVASHLLQLHPSHGRGPLGSDKQKDGPNISQAAASSIPHKSSDSVQYDGRAMEHVKGNGRQHKAEETSNSRGEENVKGSNISFRAKDPPDQPRAEAVPSEFSTIRPGLAADLKFGGSGSYPNLPWVSTTGPGPNGRTISGVTYRYSSTQIRIVCACHGSHMSPDDFVRHASVEQTSQEPGTGVSSFPSSNPAASAQS, encoded by the exons GGATTCTAAGGTTGAGGAAGTTGATAGAGATGGCAAGGTGATCAATGATTTCAAGAACTTTCTGGATGGAGGCACTAGCAGCCAAAAGCATGATTCTGGTGTGGGTTCTCAGAGAAGTGATTCAACCAAACATGAGGGGAACTTGCTCTCCAGCATTAATGTGGACGTAGATGCTTCTAAAAAGTTAAATAGTGGAGGATTCTGGGTTCAAAATGATAGTAGACCAGTAGAAGTTGAAGAAGATAGGAGAGCTGATGTGGGTGACAAACGTAAAAATCTGTTCAGGGAGTCAAGTCAACAGAAGAAGCAAGAGAGAGAAGGTCATCATGCTGATACGCATGACAAGACCAGGACATCACACATTTCAATAACCACAGATGAGGGTTCGACTGCAGAAAATGAAGATGTAGCTGATTCTGAAACTGTGGGTTCAACATCCAGGCAAATTTTGCAGCATGATGAGAGCTCCAAGAGATTTGTTGGAAGTAGTGGTTTAGCTGAGGTTCATAAGGAGCTTCGCAGTGTTCCTGCTTCAAGTGGTGTAGAATTAATAGGACAAAGAAGGTTTACTATCTCTTCAGAGAAGGATGTTAAGTTTGGGAATATACCATATACTATCCCATTCCAAGGCCAATCAATAAACATCATGAACCTGCCTTACTCTATGCCTCTGAATTCTAACACTGTTAGTACAACAAGTACGACTAGTTACCCAGTTCCTGGCGTGATGCAAGTGATGGCTACCACAAGTGGAGATAGACCAGGAAGCCAGCCTGTCATACCTGCAAACTTGCCATTAATGTTTGGCTACTCTTCTGTACAGCTTCCAACATTGGACAAGGATAACCTCCGCGGTGTGGCTTCTCATCTTCAACAGCTTCACCCTTCCCATGGAAGAGGTCCTCTGGGTTCAGATATGCAGAAAGATGGACCAAATATTTCTCAAG CTACTACGTCATCTATTCCGCACAAGTCATCTGATTCTGTACAATATGATGGGAGGGCAATGGAGCATGTGAAAGGCAATGGGAGACAGCATAAGGCAGAAGAAACTTCCAATTCTCGAGGGGAGGAAAATGTGAAAGGAAGCAACATAAGCTTCAGGGCAAAAGACCCTCCTGACCAGCCCAGAGCAGAAGCAGTTCCTTCTGAATTTTCAACTATTAGGCCAGGTCTTGCTGCAGATTTGAAATTTGGAGGATCTGGTTCCTACCCGAATCTACCGTGGGTCTCAACGACTGGTCCTGGTCCAAATGGTAGAACAATATCTGGTGTTACTTACAGATACAGTTCCACCCAAATCAGGATTGTCTGTGCTTGTCATGGGTCTCACATGTCACCAGATGACTTTGTGCGGCATGCAAGCGTAGAGCAAACTAGTCAAGAACCTGGCACTGGGGTTTCATCATTTCCAAGTAGCAATCCGGCTGCCTCTGCCCAAAGCTGA
- the LOC107806815 gene encoding ninja-family protein mc410 isoform X1 → MDENGLDLSLGLPCGGGAASEKSKSGSSSDSKVEEVDRDGKVINDFKNFLDGGTSSQKHDSGVGSQRSDSTKHEGNLLSSINVDVDASKKLNSGGFWVQNDSRPVEVEEDRRADVGDKRKNLFRESSQQKKQEREGHHADTHDKTRTSHISITTDEGSTAENEDVADSETVGSTSRQILQHDESSKRFVGSSGLAEVHKELRSVPASSGVELIGQRRFTISSEKDVKFGNIPYTIPFQGQSINIMNLPYSMPLNSNTVSTTSTTSYPVPGVMQVMATTSGDRPGSQPVIPANLPLMFGYSSVQLPTLDKDNLRGVASHLQQLHPSHGRGPLGSDMQKDGPNISQATTSSIPHKSSDSVQYDGRAMEHVKGNGRQHKAEETSNSRGEENVKGSNISFRAKDPPDQPRAEAVPSEFSTIRPGLAADLKFGGSGSYPNLPWVSTTGPGPNGRTISGVTYRYSSTQIRIVCACHGSHMSPDDFVRHASVEQTSQEPGTGVSSFPSSNPAASAQS, encoded by the exons GGATTCTAAGGTTGAGGAAGTTGATAGAGATGGCAAGGTGATCAATGATTTCAAGAACTTTCTGGATGGAGGCACTAGCAGCCAAAAGCATGATTCTGGTGTGGGTTCTCAGAGAAGTGATTCAACCAAACATGAGGGGAACTTGCTCTCCAGCATTAATGTGGACGTAGATGCTTCTAAAAAGTTAAATAGTGGAGGATTCTGGGTTCAAAATGATAGTAGACCAGTAGAAGTTGAAGAAGATAGGAGAGCTGATGTGGGTGACAAACGTAAAAATCTGTTCAGGGAGTCAAGTCAACAGAAGAAGCAAGAGAGAGAAGGTCATCATGCTGATACGCATGACAAGACCAGGACATCACACATTTCAATAACCACAGATGAGGGTTCGACTGCAGAAAATGAAGATGTAGCTGATTCTGAAACTGTGGGTTCAACATCCAGGCAAATTTTGCAGCATGATGAGAGCTCCAAGAGATTTGTTGGAAGTAGTGGTTTAGCTGAGGTTCATAAGGAGCTTCGCAGTGTTCCTGCTTCAAGTGGTGTAGAATTAATAGGACAAAGAAGGTTTACTATCTCTTCAGAGAAGGATGTTAAGTTTGGGAATATACCATATACTATCCCATTCCAAGGCCAATCAATAAACATCATGAACCTGCCTTACTCTATGCCTCTGAATTCTAACACTGTTAGTACAACAAGTACGACTAGTTACCCAGTTCCTGGCGTGATGCAAGTGATGGCTACCACAAGTGGAGATAGACCAGGAAGCCAGCCTGTCATACCTGCAAACTTGCCATTAATGTTTGGCTACTCTTCTGTACAGCTTCCAACATTGGACAAGGATAACCTCCGCGGTGTGGCTTCTCATCTTCAACAGCTTCACCCTTCCCATGGAAGAGGTCCTCTGGGTTCAGATATGCAGAAAGATGGACCAAATATTTCTCAAG CTACTACGTCATCTATTCCGCACAAGTCATCTGATTCTGTACAATATGATGGGAGGGCAATGGAGCATGTGAAAGGCAATGGGAGACAGCATAAGGCAGAAGAAACTTCCAATTCTCGAGGGGAGGAAAATGTGAAAGGAAGCAACATAAGCTTCAGGGCAAAAGACCCTCCTGACCAGCCCAGAGCAGAAGCAGTTCCTTCTGAATTTTCAACTATTAGGCCAGGTCTTGCTGCAGATTTGAAATTTGGAGGATCTGGTTCCTACCCGAATCTACCGTGGGTCTCAACGACTGGTCCTGGTCCAAATGGTAGAACAATATCTGGTGTTACTTACAGATACAGTTCCACCCAAATCAGGATTGTCTGTGCTTGTCATGGGTCTCACATGTCACCAGATGACTTTGTGCGGCATGCAAGCGTAGAGCAAACTAGTCAAGAACCTGGCACTGGGGTTTCATCATTTCCAAGTAGCAATCCGGCTGCCTCTGCCCAAAGCTGA